From a region of the Zingiber officinale cultivar Zhangliang chromosome 4B, Zo_v1.1, whole genome shotgun sequence genome:
- the LOC121977676 gene encoding probable serine/threonine-protein kinase WNK11 has protein sequence MPLVRADPADKDAEPFVETDPTGRFGRYDNLLGSGSVKRVYRGFDQEEGIEVAWNQVFLRRFAEDPPMMDRLFAEVRLLRSLRHENIITLYKAWTDEESNTLNFITEFCTSGNLRDYRKLHRHVSIKALKKWSRQILKGLEYLHNHEPCIIHRDLNCSNVFINGNTGQVKIGDLGLAAIVGKSHTAHSILGTPEFMAPELYEEDYTELVDIYSFGMCVLEMVTREIPYSECDSVAKIFRKVMAGVRPQSLNKVKDSEVKAFIVRCLAKPPARPSASDLLVDPFFLGLDNDNGDCDAAAMLQPPVPQPRPRSSAVAANPARLQIA, from the exons ATGCCGTTGGTTCGAGCTGATCCGGCGGACAAGGATGCAGAGCCGTTCGTGGAGACCGATCCCACTGGGCGATTCGGGCGATACGACAACTTGCTTGGCTCAGGCTCCGTGAAGCGGGTGTACCGTGGCTTCGATCAAGAGGAGGGAATCGAAGTGGCTTGGAACCAGGTGTTTCTGAGGAGATTCGCGGAGGATCCACCGATGATGGATCGGCTTTTCGCCGAGGTGCGGCTCCTGCGATCGCTGCGGCACGAGAACATCATCACTTTGTACAAAGCGTGGACGGACGAGGAGAGCAACACGCTCAATTTCATCACCGAGTTCTGCACCTCCGGCAACCTCCGCGATTATAGGAAGCTACACCGCCATGTCTCCATCAAAGCCCTCAAGAAGTGGTCGCGCCAGATACTGAAAGGCCTCGAGTACCTCCACAACCACGAACCGTGCATTATCCACCGAGACCTCAACTGCTCCAACGTGTTCATCAATGGCAACACTGGCCAG GTGAAGATAGGTGATCTCGGCCTCGCGGCGATCGTTGGGAAGAGCCACACGGCGCACTCAATCCTGGGCACGCCGGAGTTCATGGCGCCAGAGCTGTACGAGGAGGACTACACCGAGCTGGTGGACATCTACTCCTTTGGGATGTGTGTTCTGGAGATGGTGACGCGCGAGATCCCCTACAGCGAGTGCGACAGCGTCGCCAAAATCTTCCGGAAGGTGATGGCCGGCGTGCGTCCACAATCCCTGAACAAGGTTAAAGATTCCGAAGTTAAGGCCTTCATCGTCCGGTGCCTTGCTAAACCTCCGGCTCGCCCTTCTGCCTCTGATCTCCTTGTCGACCCGTTCTTCCTCGGCCTCGACAATGACAATGGCGACTGTGACGCTGCTGCCATGCTTCAACCACCTGTTCCTCAGCCTCGGCCGCGCTCGTCGGCCGTCGCCGCCAATCCCGCTCGCCTGCAGATTGCGTGA